From the genome of Petrotoga sibirica DSM 13575:
ATTTTATTTTTTTGCTCAACCTTAACTACATGCTATTTTTTATTTCTTGTATTTTTGTTATTTACCTTTTAGTTTTTCTATTATCGGTAAAGTTTGATATATCTGGTAGTTTTCTTTAGTAACTAATATTAAAAATCCTTTGTGCGCCAATAATTTTACCGGTTTCTCTCTAAATGGTTCCTCGTGAAATATTTTAGCTGAATATTTCCCATCATCTTCTTCAACAAGTACAGCCATTTTGAGCTTGTTGCCTGATATAGAATGATAAAGTATGAAGATATTCCCTAATGAATCGATTGCAAAACTGATAATCTCAACATCTTTCAATTCTTCGACAAATATCGCCTTAAAAAATCCTTGGGGGTAAATGTATTGAAAAATATGGTTTGAAGAATCTCTAATAAATAAACTGTCTTCAAAAGTTAAAACTTCTTCAAATTGTCGGGCATCTATACCCTCATATTTTATTCCTGCTGTTGCAGGAACTGAAGAAAGAACCTCACCTGATATCGTCATCATGATAATTTCATTTTTCTTTTTATCGATAAGCCAAAAATCTCCTTTCTTTAAAGATCCATTTTGAATATATCCAAAATTATTAGGCGAGGAAAGCAATAAGTCATTTTTTGAATCAATTCCTACGTCTATTGTATTGACTAAATCACCTTCTAAAGAGAAAACAACTACTTCCTTTATTTTTTCCGAATAACCAACATAGTACACTGAACCTTCACCTGGTATTCTTCCTAATTTTACAGAGATTAAGTTACTTAATTCGTAATCTTGATATTCTTCTTTCGGAAATGTGTGAGCAATACTGTGTGTCGTATAATCTTCAGGTCTCATAAATGAGTAGATTTCGATAAAATTTTCCACAAGGAGGTTATCCGGATCAGAGTAAACATAAAACTTATTATCGAAAAAAGAAAATGCATCCGTAATTGGGGAAGGATTATCAACTGCTAAAGTAAGAGACAAAGTTTGAGATGGGGAAATATTCATAAACATATCTTCCTTTTCCCCCTTTGCTTCGTTAGCAAATAAACTGCTAACACCAAAAGCGGTAAACATGAATAAGAGAACAAATAACAACATCCTCTTTTCAATAATCATTTTCATTAAAATCCCTCCATTCTATGTTTGTTCGTTTTTAATATAACCAATATTTTTCGTTTTTCTTTTATATAATACCATACTTCACTTTATTTTTTAGATTAGCTTGGAAGTGAATATTTTATGTTAGGAATATTTATATGATTAATCAATCTGGCAAAGGTTTGTTACATTCAATTTTGAATATACCGATACTTTTTTGAAGGGAAAGATTCCCGGGAAATGTTCCCCCTTTATCCTTTTAATAAAGTTCATCCAACACTGAAACTCCCTTGATCGACAAAAGCAACTTTTGCATTAATAAAGATTAGGTTATTTAGAATGTTCAATTAATATCAGGAACTAGGACAGGATATCTAGGAACATATGCTGACCAATTACCGTAATCAGTTATTTTCCCCCAAAAATTCCTGTATTGAGCGTTTCCATAATGGTACCACAAGTACCAATCAACATACCAATAAACCCATTCACCAGGTTGGAGAGTAACTTCGCCTCCAATAGTGTCCGTAACTGTGTACCCTTCCGAATAACCTATTTCAGCTTCTACTACGTGACTAAATCCTGCAGATGTTGAGATTGTAACGCTTTTTGACACCGAACGGCTAAACGATGCTGTGATTGGAACATCATTTGGATTATCCTGAGTTTGACAGTTACAAAAACGTAAGAATTCTAAAATAGGCATGAATAATTGCAAAAAAGCGTTTTTTGCTTTCTCTGTTTTTCAAAAGTGTCACTACATGCCTTTCTTTTCCTTTGTTTATCAGTGTTTTAGACTTGCGTTTTCGCTTTGCTCCTTTCTAATCCTTTAATTTCCTTATTTTCGTTCTGTAGTTTTAGTTTCTCTATGAATTCCTCATATGGGGTTACTACTTTTGGAATTGGTATATTAAGTATCTTCAATATCTTCTGAGCCAAAAGATTCATGTTAGTCCTAATGGCAAAATGCTGTTCGTTGGGTTTAATATCTATGTATTCCATGTTTTTAATCGCTTCTCTTATCTTTTCGTGTGAGTATTCTATATTGTTCCTTTCTAGTTCTAATTCTAGCGTTCTTTGCATTATGTAAGATACGAAACTCATCACAATGTGTCCCTTTATCCTTTTCTGTGTCCAATGAAATATCGGTCTTGTCTCAAGATAATTCTTTAGTGTTCTGAAGCTTTCTTCCACTTTCCACAAGGTATGGTATTGCTCTAATATCTGTTTTGGATTCAACTGTGTGTTGGTTATTATTCCATAGTATCCGTCATATTTTTCGTCTTTTCTATCTTTTTCTGCCCTTTCCTTTGAATGTATTATGAGTAATCTTTTACCCTCGTATTCTGTTTCTCTGTATTCAATCCCTTTTGCTATTTCAGTGAATCCTCCATCGAATATATCCACCTTTTTTAACTGTTTTATCGATTTACCCACTATGAATTCGTAATCGGAATTCTCTACTATTTCCATATTGGTTCTACTCATCATCCCTCTATCAGAAACCACTATTACCTTTCCCAACTGATATCTCTTTTTCATCACCTCTATCGTATCTTTGAACGTATGCCCTTCGAACGTGTTACCTGGATATATATCAAAACTAACCGGCATCCTATCCCTATCTATCGACATCCCTAAAACTACCTGTGATTCGTTGAACTTCTTATCTTTCGAATACCCCATCTGTAGTAACTCGTTCGTTTGTTGTGTCTCAAAGGCTAATGTCGTTACATCGTAAAACACTAAATCTACTACAGAATTGAATAAACTCATCCTTTGACGGTACAGATGTTTCTCTAACTCTTCCTTCTTTTGCGCTAACACATCTAGCGTCCTGTACATCCATTGTAAAGCTATCCCTTCTTCGTCTGTTTCTGCCTCATCTATTCTTTTGAAGCCGTAGTAATCTAGTTCTTTGAATATTCCCAACTTACTTTTCGGTTCTATTATTCTGTTCATAACCATTATTTTCAGCAAATCTTCTACATCGAACCTTATCTTTTTATCCATCTTTTCAAAGAACTTATCCATCTCATACCTTTCAAACAATTTATCCACTATTACCTTTATTCCGTAATTCTTCTTATCAGGTGCTTCCTCAACACTATTCAAATTCACATAACCTTTTATATCATATATCTGTACGAATTTATCGACAATATTTTCCACTTCTTTTCTACTGATAGTATCGATTCTACCCAAATTAGCGATAATCTTTTGTTTGTTCTTACCGTTTTCACGGTAACTTTCTACTATTCTTAAGTATTCTTTCCCTTGATTGTTTTTTACGGTTCTAACATACATCCAAATCATCTCCCAACTTCATAATGTCTTTAATATTATACCACAGAAATATTATGAAGTCAAGAGAATAATATATTTAAAAACTAAAAAAGTGTCACTACATCAAAAAAATTTTTTTCAAAAAAATAGGTGTTTTATCCCCTCAAACCCGCTTTCTTCCGTTCGGTTTACTGAAAAATCATCTCTCAACTGTCAAACTCAGGGGTTCAAATATGTATCGATAAAGTATTACAGAGGGAACCTTTGCTGTTTCTTTTTATGTTTTTGAAGAGGAAGAAAGAGAAGAATTCAACAAAGAATAGTTCTTTGAATATTGAAACTTTGTTTGGATTAGACATAATCTTTTTATTGACAGGAATACAATCCACCCATTATCTTATTTCAATGGTTATTAATTATCATTTAATATGATATCTAAACAATTATTTTGTTAGATATACTGATATTATCCATCGTCACGTTTGTTTTTTCCTTTTTTCTTATACGGCGTTTTATGAGTTATAGCGTTATACCTTAGCTTCTTCTTATAATTATTAAGTTTGTCTTTTAATCTTTCAAAAAAATTATTTTCCTCTTTGCTTTTTCTTTGTTCAAGTTTTTTCTTTTTCATAATTATCCTACCTCTTTGCATATGAATTCTTACTGACTTTACAAACTCTGAAACCTTGTATATAGCTCCCCTTTGCCCAGCAACCTACCCATAAGGAAAGATAAAATAGCTTTGCCATATTCTTAAATCTCTTTAATCTGGAATCGTTAACACTACAGTCTCTTTTGTTATCTTTTTCCCAGCTACTACTGTGAAGAAAAATAAAAATACCCCTGCTCCTAACAATATCCATAACAGTATGTCATTGAACTCTTCTGTCACAGGAAAAGTTGAAGTCAAATAACTGCCACCAAAAATAACTGTGAATCCTATTATAAAAAACAAGAGGTTCTATTACCAAAATAGTAGGTATTTAAACTTTCATACAACCAACTGACTTTCTATTATTTCTTTGTAAATGGGAGCATTTTTTAATAACTCTTCATGTACTCCTTCTCCTTTTATCTCTCCATCTTTCAACAGTATCACTTTGTTAGCCTTTCTTATCGTTGACAATCTGTGGGATATTATTATCAAAGTCATCTTGTACTCTTTCAATTCATCGAATATTTCTTCTTCTGTCTGTGAATCTACCCCTGACGTTGCTTCATCCAGTATCAATACCTTTGGTTCCCTTATCAATGCTCTTGCTATCGCTACTCTCTGCCTTTGCCCATCTGATAGCTTACTTCCCCTTTCTCCTACTACAGTATCGTATCCTTCATCTAAAAGCCCTATGAATTTATCTACCTTCGCTTTCTTTACCGCCTTCATGAATTCTTCTTCAGTGATTTCATCATCCAACATTATGTTTTCTTTGACCGTCATGTTGAATAAGGGTTCGTTACCTCTGACTAACTTTATCTTTTCTCTGATTTCTTGTAATTTGTAATCTGTTATGTTTTTATTCCCTAATAGTATTTTACCGTTTGTGGGATCATATAATCTCACAAGAAGACTCACCATAGTACTTTTGCCAGATCCACTTGTTCCTACCAACGCTACCTTTTCGTTTTTGCCAAAGAAGAGATTTATGTTTTTCAAAACTATCTCGTCTCTGTATTTGAATGAAACGTTTTTGTATTCGATGTTGTAATCCTTAGGGAAAAGATATATACCATCACCTTCCTCTTCTGGCATATCGAGGATTTCAAAGAATCTTTCAGCTAGAGGTTCAACCCGTTGTAGTTGAACCAAATTTTCATTTATGATCCCTATGGGTTCGTATATCCATGGCACAAAAGAATAAAAAGCTATTAAAGTTCCCAAAGACATGTTCCCTCTTATCACAAGTAATCCTCCCAATCCTAATATAATCACAGGAATTACATAACTGATAAAAAAGGCTATATTTAAAATAGTTATTTGAAATATCCCTGCTTTAGTCGCCTGCATAGACCAATTTTCCGCATCCTTGGAAAATGAATTTGAAAAGTATTTTGTTTTCCCAAATACTTTAATAATTAATTGACCATCTAACTTTTCTTTTATAGAAGAAGTTAATTTTCCAAAAGATTTTCTTTCTATTTTTGAATAATTCTGCAACTTTGTTTGCGAACTTCTGATAATAAGCCAATAGAAAGGTAAAGAAGCAAGTACTATCAAAAATAATTGCCAATTCAGATAAGTCAGTATAGCAGAAATAACTACTAAATTCAAAAAGTTTAAACACATGGTTGGTAATACAAGAGCCATTGTATAAGAAGTTTCATCAATATCAGACAATAACCTACTCATTATATCCCCAGAATCCATCTTAGAATAATCAACAAATTTTGAGTTTTGAATTTTATTATAAAGGTTTATCTGCTCGTTTTTAATAGTGAAAAAATTTACTTTTCGATGATAAGTATTGAAAAAATAATTGAAAACTCTTTCTAAAGCTACTACACCGATTAAAAAGATAAGGAAAAAAGGCAGTATGTTAATTCTTTGAAAAGATATTATATCGTCGATTAAATACTGAATGAAAAAAGGTCTCAAAGCTGCTAATACCAAAGTAGCAATACCCAAGAGAAACATGAAAATCATGTACTTTTTATAATTTTTTATACCATATCTTATCAACCTTCTTGTGCACAAACCCATACCTTTACCTCCCCCTATAAATTAAATACTGTCTTTAGAAATTCTAAAACATGCATTGTAA
Proteins encoded in this window:
- a CDS encoding ABC transporter ATP-binding protein; this translates as MGLCTRRLIRYGIKNYKKYMIFMFLLGIATLVLAALRPFFIQYLIDDIISFQRINILPFFLIFLIGVVALERVFNYFFNTYHRKVNFFTIKNEQINLYNKIQNSKFVDYSKMDSGDIMSRLLSDIDETSYTMALVLPTMCLNFLNLVVISAILTYLNWQLFLIVLASLPFYWLIIRSSQTKLQNYSKIERKSFGKLTSSIKEKLDGQLIIKVFGKTKYFSNSFSKDAENWSMQATKAGIFQITILNIAFFISYVIPVIILGLGGLLVIRGNMSLGTLIAFYSFVPWIYEPIGIINENLVQLQRVEPLAERFFEILDMPEEEGDGIYLFPKDYNIEYKNVSFKYRDEIVLKNINLFFGKNEKVALVGTSGSGKSTMVSLLVRLYDPTNGKILLGNKNITDYKLQEIREKIKLVRGNEPLFNMTVKENIMLDDEITEEEFMKAVKKAKVDKFIGLLDEGYDTVVGERGSKLSDGQRQRVAIARALIREPKVLILDEATSGVDSQTEEEIFDELKEYKMTLIIISHRLSTIRKANKVILLKDGEIKGEGVHEELLKNAPIYKEIIESQLVV